A part of Clostridium novyi genomic DNA contains:
- a CDS encoding M50 family metallopeptidase — MKIDKEKQLIIKISKLSIPYIIILFIIGFKGKLLISFVLVFMHEIVHYITAKRLGFKGFGIEILPIGAVLKLRDLDEADPKEDLIISLSGPLFNLIFAMISYLLNIKFSNEYLQLLYISNLALGAFNLIPALPLDGGRILRDILAFKTFYKRANKITVNVSLVIGSLISAYFLILIVLGFKNVSIGIIGFLIIVTSYKEKERIVYLIMGDIIKKKCKLITKGYIENKSVSIYYKKNLLDALGVIDKNKYNLFTVLNDDMKVINIIYEEELIRALKIYGNISIEDYLNTVDEIDKLARMAIDEWQDWKDECNKEV; from the coding sequence TCCATATATTATTATTCTTTTTATTATAGGATTTAAAGGGAAACTTTTAATATCATTTGTTCTTGTATTTATGCATGAAATAGTACACTATATAACTGCTAAAAGGCTTGGATTTAAAGGTTTTGGTATAGAAATTCTTCCCATAGGGGCTGTTCTTAAACTTAGAGATTTAGATGAAGCAGACCCTAAAGAGGATTTGATAATATCTTTAAGTGGACCTTTATTTAATTTAATTTTTGCTATGATAAGCTATTTATTAAATATAAAGTTTTCTAATGAGTACCTACAGTTATTATATATTAGTAATTTAGCTTTAGGTGCTTTTAATTTAATTCCAGCATTGCCTTTAGATGGTGGAAGAATACTCAGAGATATTTTAGCTTTTAAGACTTTTTATAAAAGAGCTAATAAAATAACTGTTAATGTAAGTTTAGTAATTGGAAGTTTGATATCAGCATATTTTCTTATATTAATAGTATTGGGATTTAAAAACGTTAGTATAGGTATTATTGGATTTTTAATAATAGTTACGTCATATAAAGAAAAAGAAAGGATAGTTTATTTAATTATGGGAGATATAATTAAGAAAAAATGTAAATTGATAACAAAGGGTTATATAGAGAATAAAAGTGTTTCGATATATTATAAAAAGAATTTATTAGATGCATTAGGTGTTATAGATAAAAATAAGTATAATTTATTTACAGTACTCAATGATGATATGAAAGTAATAAATATAATATATGAAGAAGAATTAATAAGGGCACTTAAAATTTATGGAAATATAAGTATAGAAGATTATTTAAATACCGTAGATGAAATAGATAAACTTGCCAGAATGGCCATTGATGAATGGCAGGATTGGAAAGATGAGTGTAATAAAGAAGTATAA
- a CDS encoding TIGR03960 family B12-binding radical SAM protein: MNKISDDILCKVEKPIRYTGGELNSFSKDKNSVDIRLAFCFPDVYEVGMSHLGTKILYYTLNQRKDTFCERAFAPWPDMEDLMRKNNIPMYTLETKDSLKEFDFVAFTLQYEMSYTNILNMLHMANIPIRASQRSEDDPIVFCGGPCAYNPEPLHDVADFFALGEGEVQLNEVLDLYQECRKQGLSKKEFLRKAVNIRGIYVPSLYDVTYNEDGTIKEFKPKYDDVPKKVTKAIINNFNEVEFPDKLIVPYGEIVHDRVTIETFRGCTRGCRFCQAGMIYRPVREKTKEKIMEQVDELLKATGYEEVSLVSLSICDYSDIQGLITSLIEKYKDKKVGVSLPSIRIDAFCVDLIKEIQKVRKTGLTFAPEAGSQRMRDIINKGVTEADLMASVSNAFKSGWSTIKLYFMIGLSYEKDEDVIGIAELGEKVVEEYYKIPKDERQKGLKVTLSTSIFVPKPFTPFQWAPQDRMEVVKNKIQLIRNSVKSKRIQYNWHESPVSYMEAILARGDRKVCDVIIKAFEKGAKFDGWGEYFNFETWQEALKECNVDGEFYAYRERSYDEVLPWDFIDVGVSKEFLIRENEKAKKAELTPDCRQGCKNCGINTNESFKEGTCFENAIFNKVH; the protein is encoded by the coding sequence ATGAACAAAATTTCGGATGATATATTGTGTAAGGTTGAAAAACCTATTAGATATACAGGTGGAGAGTTAAACTCCTTTTCAAAAGACAAAAATAGTGTTGACATAAGATTAGCATTTTGTTTTCCAGATGTATATGAAGTGGGAATGTCTCATTTAGGTACAAAAATATTGTACTATACTCTAAACCAAAGAAAAGATACATTTTGTGAAAGAGCATTTGCGCCATGGCCAGACATGGAAGATCTTATGAGAAAAAATAATATTCCAATGTACACATTAGAAACAAAAGATTCTTTAAAAGAGTTTGATTTTGTAGCGTTTACACTTCAGTATGAAATGAGTTATACAAATATACTAAATATGCTTCATATGGCTAATATACCAATAAGAGCATCTCAAAGATCAGAGGATGATCCAATAGTTTTTTGTGGAGGTCCTTGTGCGTATAATCCAGAACCTTTACATGATGTTGCGGACTTTTTTGCATTAGGTGAGGGAGAGGTACAGCTTAATGAGGTTCTAGACTTATATCAAGAATGTAGAAAACAAGGATTAAGTAAAAAAGAGTTTTTAAGAAAAGCCGTTAACATAAGAGGAATATATGTGCCTAGTCTTTATGATGTTACTTATAATGAAGATGGTACTATAAAAGAGTTTAAACCTAAATATGATGATGTACCTAAAAAGGTTACTAAGGCTATTATTAATAATTTTAATGAAGTGGAATTTCCAGATAAATTAATAGTTCCTTATGGAGAAATAGTTCATGATAGAGTTACTATAGAAACTTTTAGAGGATGCACAAGAGGATGTAGATTCTGTCAAGCAGGTATGATATATAGACCAGTTAGAGAAAAGACTAAAGAAAAAATAATGGAACAAGTAGATGAGCTTTTAAAAGCTACTGGATATGAAGAAGTATCACTTGTATCTTTAAGTATTTGTGATTATTCAGATATACAAGGTCTTATAACTTCATTAATTGAAAAATATAAAGATAAAAAAGTAGGGGTATCACTACCATCGATAAGAATAGATGCCTTCTGTGTAGATTTAATAAAAGAAATTCAAAAGGTTAGAAAGACAGGACTTACTTTTGCACCAGAAGCAGGAAGTCAAAGAATGAGAGATATAATAAATAAAGGTGTTACAGAAGCAGATCTTATGGCATCTGTATCTAATGCATTTAAATCAGGATGGTCTACTATAAAACTATACTTTATGATAGGACTTTCTTATGAAAAAGATGAGGATGTAATTGGAATTGCAGAACTTGGAGAAAAGGTAGTTGAAGAATATTATAAGATACCTAAAGATGAAAGACAAAAAGGACTTAAGGTTACTTTGAGTACATCTATTTTTGTACCAAAACCATTTACTCCGTTTCAATGGGCTCCTCAAGATAGAATGGAAGTAGTTAAGAATAAAATTCAACTTATTAGAAATTCTGTTAAGAGTAAAAGAATACAATATAATTGGCATGAATCCCCTGTAAGTTATATGGAAGCTATTTTAGCAAGAGGAGATAGAAAAGTATGTGATGTTATAATAAAAGCTTTTGAAAAGGGTGCTAAATTTGATGGCTGGGGAGAATATTTCAATTTTGAAACTTGGCAAGAAGCTTTAAAAGAGTGTAATGTTGACGGAGAATTTTATGCTTATCGTGAAAGAAGTTATGATGAAGTATTACCTTGGGATTTCATAGATGTTGGAGTATCTAAAGAATTCTTAATAAGAGAAAATGAAAAAGCAAAAAAAGCAGAGCTTACTCCAGACTGTAGACAAGGATGTAAAAACTGTGGTATTAATACAAATGAAAGTTTTAAGGAGGGAACATGTTTTGAAAATGCGATATTTAATAAAGTACACTAA